A part of Cydia strobilella chromosome 15, ilCydStro3.1, whole genome shotgun sequence genomic DNA contains:
- the LOC134747853 gene encoding uncharacterized protein LOC134747853, translating into MGIIWRFTMPLLSTLAALVIIVHSAEEEMNRGYRRDLRPRAVDTASYEQPWKAIDHPPPQPPEPVHQPTRAEGWIESLEFLRSVEEVPPRRRPVRKRKRRPLPYQDMEPLERHQESIQAAHTEFHDQTIDAPRRRRKRPELINYHLTEQPALADDRPLRRRGLRKRRPDYDEQIADPGQTDFELVETKLEHPQTFPNKYKQFDYDYLDTEHNTEIPEANIRLEHDVTDRPYNVRNEYDNKHETSYNRPNGFEDKNKHTIGASESESISSVEDNSDIHTKITEEAAMEKPRAQSTENATSNPDDNPNIMVTMNRPKESGVIDPIMLKQLLKRSNGSSLSEMLQRHNLSLTDLLQGRNEAISVLNAGAMYEPQQSTDISLESNSKLYEEETKYPTRRRTTSKENIAPKAKESTSDEDTKGHKIDGNTENDEQVANKDATETENQESKPRISTKRRFPTGIRRKLRMRPTLNSTLKAQLSRDLIALSARKYSINNKNVTKSREWKDIVPMMPDRSKTDNNENSKDEVTETVPTTTDGLVETTTSDLKISNSSYSLSGGKNVSNVKDNEVENVATTTTEATTTITIEIMPDEIMSEIEKPKITPIVRPTANNSTLRRQAFNNRLKRKRLKQKTAITEDPSDDLMRNFLGMANLVSASQFIERTQKPHTTLKMDNTEFTTDLEDFLTTETPPATVDGGVKSTSRFTTSTTPRILAQTSSTSTTEQTAKFEIQEILNDKMTKERLAKILRERNMTLNELVNHRERGSSHVHLADIFHNASKEPNPPEPFLTKSSIEPISKETYPLRAILEANTYETTTRSVSSQAEQKNILIPVVMNFGNNVNENGESMGIISLFTKMAENEVTIDKTDIKKDSDGTPYVSSIISVNATNGNDTNRESRTMGDSEDWNELLSFMKAHNISTFDEDLQVLDKGNTEKESLENLEGDGLMILEDLQNLENFQNGVASGSGENVEISIQEKSENLSENPGILNKLPNHTKTVAIATASILGLAAILFLLTYITFKWKQQRNKLRKKESFCDGPIPSPVFENRKGNKTNCSSRSISPMISNTNIYMSTLETNSGKESPDYMWNSLRKPFQ; encoded by the exons cCTTGGAAGGCGATTGACCACCCGCCACCCCAACCACCAGAACCAGTGCACCAGCCAACCCGCGCTGAAGGATGGATCGAGTCTCTCGAGTTCTTAAGGTCGGTAGAAGAGGTGCCGCCACGGCGAAGACCTGTTCGGAAACGAAAACGCCGGCCACTGCCTTATCAAGACATGGAACCACTCGAAAGACATCAAGAAAGCATACAAGCCGCGCATACAGAGTTCCACGACCAAACAATTGATGCCCCGAGGAGAAGACGCAAAAGACCAGAACTCATCAACTACCACTTAACAGAACAACCAGCACTAGCCGACGATAGACCGCTACGAAGACGGGGCTTAAGAAAGAGACGACCTGATTACGATGAACAGATAGCTGACCCCGGCCAAACTGATTTTGAGCTAGTCGAAACCAAACTCGAACATCCTCAAACATTTCCTAATAAATATAAGCAATTCGATTACGACTATTTAGACACCGAACATAATACGGAGATCCCAGAAGCAAACATAAGATTAGAACACGATGTGACTGATCGACCTTACAATGTAAGAAATGAATATGACAATAAACATGAAACATCTTATAATAGACCAAACGGTTTTGAAGACAAAAACAAACATACTATTGGAGCATCAGAATCTGAATCCATATCATCAGTCGAAGATAATTctgatatacatacaaaaataacagAAGAAGCTGCAATGGAAAAACCAAGAGCACAGAGTACAGAAAATGCTACATCCAATCCAGATGATAATCCAAACATTATGGTTACGATGAACAGACCAAAG gaaagTGGAGTGATTGACCCGATTATGCTGAAACAGCTTTTGAAGAGATCAAATGGATCTAGTTTGAGCGAAATGTTGCAACGACACAATTTGTCATTGACAGATTTGTTGCAAGGCAGAAATGAAGCAATTTCAGTACTAAATGCTGGCGCTATGTACGAGCCTCAACAGTCTACTGATATTTCATTGGAAAGTAACTCGAAACTCTATGAAGAAGAAACCAAATATCCTACAAGAAGACGAACAACGTCAAAAGAAAACATTGCACCGAAGGCGAAGGAATCAACTTCAGATGAAGATACAAAGGGACATAAAATTGATGGAAATACTGAAAATGATGAACAAGTTGCTAATAAGGACGCAACCGAAACAGAAAACCAAGAATCAAAGCCAAGAATAAGTACCAAACGACGTTTTCCTACCGGTATTCGCAGAAAGCTAAGAATGAGGCCAACGTTAAATAGTACTCTTAAAGCTCAGTTAAGCAGAGATTTAATAGCCTTAAGTGCAAGAAAGTATTCTATTAATAACAAGAACGTTACTAAATCTAGAGAATGGAAAGATATAGTTCCAATGATGCCTGACCGGAGTAAAActgataataatgaaaatagTAAAGACGAAGTCACGGAAACCGTACCAACAACTACAGATGGTCTCGTTGAGACAACGACATCTGATTTGAAGATTTCTAATTCATCCTACTCACTTTCTGGCGGAAAAAACGTTAGCAACGTGAAGGATAACGAAGTTGAAAACGTCGCAACAACTACCACAGaagcaacaacaacaattacCATAGAAATTATGCCTGACGAAATAATGAGCGAAATCGAAAAACCAAAGATTACACCAATCGTGAGGCCTACTGCCAACAACTCTACACTCAGACGCCAAGCATTCAACAACAGATTAAAACGAAAACGTCTCAAACAAAAAACTGCTATAACAGAAGATCCGTCGGACGATTTGATGAGGAATTTCCTGGGAATGGCCAATTTGGTATCAGCTTCACAATTTATAGAAAGGACTCAGAAACCGCATACGACTCTCAAAATGGATAATACGGAGTTTACGACGGACTTGGAAGATTTTTTGACAACAGAGACACCGCCGGCAACCGTTGATGGCGGAGTAAAATCTACTTCGAGATTTACGACTTCAACCACGCCTAGAATTCTCGCACAGACAAGTAGTACAAGCACTACGGAACAAACAGCGAAATTTGAAATTCaggaaatattaaatgataaaaTGA CCAAAGAAAGACTAGCAAAAATACTACGAGAGCGAAACATGACTCTAAACGAGTTAGTTAATCACAGAGAGCGGGGCTCAAGTCACGTGCACCTAGCCGACATATTCCACAACGCCTCCAAAGAACCCAACCCTCCTGAACCATTCCTAACAAAATCTTCTATTGAGCCTATATCGAAGGAAACGTATCCACTGCGCGCTATCTTAGAAGCCAACACTTACGAAACAACAACTAGATCCGTATCGTCGCAGGCAGAACAAAAGAATATACTAATTCCAGTGGTTATGAACTTTGGGAATAATGTCAATGAAAATGGAGAAAGCATGGGTATCATATCgttatttaccaaaatggcTGAAAATGAAGTAACGATAGATAAAACTGATATAAAAAAGGATTCAGACGGGACGCCGTATGTAAGCTCGATTATAAGTGTGAATGCCACGAACGGTAACGATACAAATAGGGAAAGCAGAACGATGGGAGACAGTGAAGATTGGAACGAACTACTGTCGTTTATGAAGGCGCACAACATTAGTACATTTGATGAGGACTTACAGGTCTTGGACAaag gAAACACGGAAAAGGAATCTCTAGAAAACTTGGAAGGAGACGGTCTGATGATCTTAGAAGACCTTCAGAACCTCGAAAACTTCCAAAATGGCGTAGCATCCGGTTCGGGAGAAAACGTAGAAATAAGCATACAGGAGAAAAGTGAGAATTTATCAGAAAATCCAGGTATTCTTAATAAGTTACCCAACCATACAAAGACAGTAGCTATTGCTACAGCCAGTATACTCGGTCTGGCGGCAATACTCTTCTTATTAACTTATATAACGTTTAAATGGAAGCAGCAAAGAAATAAGTTGAGAAAGAAGGAAAGCTTTTGCGATGGACCGATTCCTTCGCCAGTTTTTGAGAACAGAAAAGGTAATAAAACTAATTGCAGTAGCCGAAGTATTAGTCCAATGATTTCAAATACTAATATTTATATGAGCACTTTAGAGACTAATAGCGGGAAGGAATCGCCTGACTATATGTGGAACTCTCTGAGAAAACCATTCCAGTAA